A single genomic interval of Brassica oleracea var. oleracea cultivar TO1000 unplaced genomic scaffold, BOL UnpScaffold00802, whole genome shotgun sequence harbors:
- the LOC106320103 gene encoding boron transporter 1-like has translation MFPLMIMFLIPVRQYILPRFFKRAHLQDLDSAVYEEAPALPFNLAAETEIGSTTSYPGDSEILDEVITRSRGEFRHTSSPKVTSSNPPVNNRSLSQVFSPRVGELRSGQMSPRVVLRVVQTRLVVGGVP, from the exons ATGTTCCCTTTAATGATCATGTTCTTGATTCCTGTAAGACAATACATCCTCCCTAGATTCTTCAAAAGAGCTCATCTTCAAGACTTAGACTCAGCTGTATATGAAGAAGCTCCAGCTTTACCCTTCAATCTCGCAGCG GAAACGGAGATTGGATCGACAACTTCATATCCAGGAGACTCAGAGATTCTTGATGAGGTTATTACACGAAGCAGAGGAGAGTTTAGACACACAAGTAGTCCTAAGGTCACAAGTTCAAATCCGCCTGTTAATAACAGGAGTTTATCTCAAGTGTTTAGTCCACGAGTTGGTGAACTCAGGTCTGGTCAGATGAGTCCTCGTGTCGTGTTGAGAGTAGTCCAAACCCGGCTAGTTGTGGGAGGAGTCCCTTGA
- the LOC106320107 gene encoding boron transporter 1 isoform X1 — MEETFVPFEGIKNDLKGRLMCYKQDWTGGFKAGFRILAPTTYIFFASAIPVISFGEQLERNTDGVLTAVQTLASTAICGIIHSVIGGQPLLILGVAEPTVIMYTFMFNFAKARPELGRDLFLAWSGWVCVWTALMLFVMAICGACSIINRFTRVAGELFGLLIAMLFMQQAIKGLVDEFRIPERENQKLMEFLPSWRFANGMFALVLSFGLLLTGLRSRKARSWRYGTGWLRSLIADYGVPLMVLVWTGVSYIPSGDVPKGIPRRLLSPNPWSPGAYGNWTVAKEMLDVPIVYIIGAFIPASMIAVLYYFDHSVASQLAQQKEFNLRKPSSYHHDLLLLGFLTLMCGLLGVPPSNGVIPQSPMHTKSLATLKYQLLRNRLVATARKSIKTNASLGQLYNNMQEAYHHMQTPLVYQQPQGLKELKESTIQATTFTGNLNAPVDETLFDIEKEIDDLLPVEVKEQRVSNLLQSTMVGGCVAAMPILKMIPTSVLWGYFAFMAIESLPGNQFWERILLLFTAPSRRFKVLEDYHATFVETVPFKTIAMFTIFQTVYLLICFGLTWIPIAGVMFPLMIMFLIPVRQYILPRFFKAAHLQDLDAAEYEEAPALPFNLAVETEIGSTTSYPGDSEILDEVIARSRGEFRHTSSPKVTSSSSTPVNNRSLSQVFSPRVGELRFGQMSPRVVGNSPKPVSCGRSPLNQSSSK, encoded by the exons ATGGAAGAGACGTTTGTGCCGTTTGAAGGAATCAAGAATGATCTCAAAGGCAGACTCATGTGCTATAAGCAAGACTGGACCGGCGGATTCAAAGCTGGCTTTAGGATTCTAGCTCCCACCACTTACATATTCTTCGCCTCTGCGATTCCTGTCATCTCCTTCGGCGAACAGCTCGAACGAAACACTG ATGGAGTTCTCACGGCTGTTCAGACCTTAGCATCCACCGCCATTTGCGGCATCATTCACTCTGTTATCGGAGGTCAGCCACTGCTTATACTCGGTGTTGCAGAGCCTACTGTTATTATGTATACATTCATGTTTAACTTCGCAAAGGCTAGACCTGAACTTGGACGTGACCTCTTCTTGGCTTGGTCTGGATG GGTTTGTGTTTGGACTGCTTTGATGCTGTTTGTGATGGCTATATGTGGAGCTTGTTCCATCATCAACAGGTTCACTCGTGTAGCTGGTGAACTGTTTGGACTGCTTATCGCTATGCTCTTCATGCAACAAGCCATCAAA GGTCTAGTGGATGAATTTCGCATTCCAGAACGAGAAAATCAGAAGCTGATGGAGTTCTTACCTTCCTGGAGGTTCGCTAATGGGATGTTCGCTCTGGTTCTCTCTTTTGGTCTTCTGCTAACCGGACTTAGAAGCCGAAAAGCTAGATCATGGCGGTACGGTACTG GCTGGCTCAGAAGCTTAATAGCAGACTATGGTGTACCACTGATGGTACTAGTGTGGACCGGTGTCTCCTACATTCCATCAGGAGATGTTCCAAAAGGAATCCCCAGGCGGCTTCTTAGCCCAAATCCTTGGTCTCCTGGTGCTTATGGAAACTGGACCGTAGCAAAGGAGATGCTTGATGTTCCAATCGTTTACATAATAGGAGCTTTCATTCCAGCATCGATGATTGCTGTGCTTTACTACTTTGATCATAGCGTTGCTTCTCAGCTTGCTCAGCAGAAAGAGTTCAATTTGAGAAAACCGTCTTCTTACCACCACGACTTGCTTCTTCTTGGGTTTCTG ACCTTAATGTGTGGTCTACTTGGAGTCCCTCCATCAAATGGTGTCATTCCTCAATCTCCAATGCACACCAAGAGCTTAGCAACTCTTAAATATCAG TTACTTCGTAACAGACTGGTTGCAACAGCAAGAAAAAGCATCAAAACGAATGCTAGTTTGGGGCAACTCTACAACAATATGCAAGAAGCTTACCATCACATGCAGACACCATTAGTATACCAGCAACCTCAA GGTTTAAAAGAACTAAAAGAATCAACAATCCAAGCAACTACATTCACCGGAAACCTCAACGCTCCAGTTGATGAAACGCTATTCGATATAGAGAAAGAGATTGATGATTTGTTACCAGTGGAAGTCAAAGAGCAGCGTGTAAGCAACCTCCTTCAGTCCACAATGGTAGGAGGATGCGTTGCTGCTATGCCTATCCTTAAAATGATCCCAACCTCTGTCCTTTGGGGTTACTTCGCCTTTATGGCTATTGAGAGCTTACCTGGAAACCAGTTCTGGGAGAGAATCTTACTTCTCTTCACCGCCCCAAGTCGCCGCTTCAA GGTTCTTGAAGACTACCACGCAACGTTCGTTGAAACGGTTCCATTCAAGACGATTGCGATGTTCACTATATTCCAAACGGTTTATCTGTTAATCTGCTTTGGCCTCACATGGATCCCAATAGCAGGAGTCATGTTCCCTTTAATGATCATGTTCTTAATCCCCGTTAGACAATATATCCTCCCTAGATTCTTCAAAGCAGCTCATCTTCAGGACTTGGACGCAGCAGAGTATGAAGAAGCTCCAGCTTTACCCTTCAATCTCGCAGTG GAAACGGAGATTGGATCGACAACTTCGTATCCAGGAGACTCAGAGATTCTTGATGAGGTTATTGCACGAAGCAGAGGAGAGTTTAGACACACGAGTAGTCCTAAGGTCACGAGTTCGAGTTCAACTCCTGTCAATAATAGGAGTTTGTCTCAAGTGTTTAGTCCACGAGTGGGTGAACTCAGGTTTGGTCAGATGAGTCCTCGAGTCGTTGGTAATAGTCCAAAGCCTGTTAGTTGTGGAAGGAGTCCCTTGAACCAGTCCTCGTCAAAGtga
- the LOC106320107 gene encoding boron transporter 1 isoform X2 — protein sequence MEETFVPFEGIKNDLKGRLMCYKQDWTGGFKAGFRILAPTTYIFFASAIPVISFGEQLERNTDGVLTAVQTLASTAICGIIHSVIGGQPLLILGVAEPTVIMYTFMFNFAKARPELGRDLFLAWSGWVCVWTALMLFVMAICGACSIINRFTRVAGELFGLLIAMLFMQQAIKGLVDEFRIPERENQKLMEFLPSWRFANGMFALVLSFGLLLTGLRSRKARSWRYGTGWLRSLIADYGVPLMVLVWTGVSYIPSGDVPKGIPRRLLSPNPWSPGAYGNWTVAKEMLDVPIVYIIGAFIPASMIAVLYYFDHSVASQLAQQKEFNLRKPSSYHHDLLLLGFLTLMCGLLGVPPSNGVIPQSPMHTKSLATLKYQLLRNRLVATARKSIKTNASLGQLYNNMQEAYHHMQTPLVYQQPQGLKELKESTIQATTFTGNLNAPVDETLFDIEKEIDDLLPVEVKEQRVSNLLQSTMVGGCVAAMPILKMIPTSVLWGYFAFMAIESLPGNQFWERILLLFTAPSRRFKVLEDYHATFVETVPFKTIAMFTIFQTVYLLICFGLTWIPIAGVMFPLMIMFLIPVRQYILPRFFKRAHLQDLDAAEYEEAPALPFNLAAETEIGSTTSYPGDSEILDEVIARSRGEFRHTSSHKVTSSSSTPVNNRSLSQVFSPRVGELRFGQMSPRVVGNSPKPACGRSPLDQSSSK from the exons ATGGAAGAGACGTTTGTGCCGTTTGAAGGAATCAAGAATGATCTCAAAGGCAGACTCATGTGCTATAAGCAAGACTGGACCGGCGGATTCAAAGCTGGCTTTAGGATTCTAGCTCCCACCACTTACATATTCTTCGCCTCTGCGATTCCTGTCATCTCCTTCGGCGAACAGCTCGAACGAAACACTG ATGGAGTTCTCACGGCTGTTCAGACCTTAGCATCCACCGCCATTTGCGGCATCATTCACTCTGTTATCGGAGGTCAGCCACTGCTTATACTCGGTGTTGCAGAGCCTACTGTTATTATGTATACATTCATGTTTAACTTCGCAAAGGCTAGACCTGAACTTGGACGTGACCTCTTCTTGGCTTGGTCTGGATG GGTTTGTGTTTGGACTGCTTTGATGCTGTTTGTGATGGCTATATGTGGAGCTTGTTCCATCATCAACAGGTTCACTCGTGTAGCTGGTGAACTGTTTGGACTGCTTATCGCTATGCTCTTCATGCAACAAGCCATCAAA GGTCTAGTGGATGAATTTCGCATTCCAGAACGAGAAAATCAGAAGCTGATGGAGTTCTTACCTTCCTGGAGGTTCGCTAATGGGATGTTCGCTCTGGTTCTCTCTTTTGGTCTTCTGCTAACCGGACTTAGAAGCCGAAAAGCTAGATCATGGCGGTACGGTACTG GCTGGCTCAGAAGCTTAATAGCAGACTATGGTGTACCACTGATGGTACTAGTGTGGACCGGTGTCTCCTACATTCCATCAGGAGATGTTCCAAAAGGAATCCCCAGGCGGCTTCTTAGCCCAAATCCTTGGTCTCCTGGTGCTTATGGAAACTGGACCGTAGCAAAGGAGATGCTTGATGTTCCAATCGTTTACATAATAGGAGCTTTCATTCCAGCATCGATGATTGCTGTGCTTTACTACTTTGATCATAGCGTTGCTTCTCAGCTTGCTCAGCAGAAAGAGTTCAATTTGAGAAAACCGTCTTCTTACCACCACGACTTGCTTCTTCTTGGGTTTCTG ACCTTAATGTGTGGTCTACTTGGAGTCCCTCCATCAAATGGTGTCATTCCTCAATCTCCAATGCACACCAAGAGCTTAGCAACTCTTAAATATCAG TTACTTCGTAACAGACTGGTTGCAACAGCAAGAAAAAGCATCAAAACGAATGCTAGTTTGGGGCAACTCTACAACAATATGCAAGAAGCTTACCATCACATGCAGACACCATTAGTATACCAGCAACCTCAA GGTTTAAAAGAACTAAAAGAATCAACAATCCAAGCAACTACATTCACCGGAAACCTCAACGCTCCAGTTGATGAAACGCTATTCGATATAGAGAAAGAGATTGATGATTTGTTACCAGTGGAAGTCAAAGAGCAGCGTGTAAGCAACCTCCTTCAGTCCACAATGGTAGGAGGATGCGTTGCTGCTATGCCTATCCTTAAAATGATCCCAACCTCTGTCCTTTGGGGTTACTTCGCCTTTATGGCTATTGAGAGCTTACCTGGAAACCAGTTCTGGGAGAGAATCTTACTTCTCTTCACCGCCCCAAGTCGCCGCTTCAA GGTTCTTGAAGACTACCACGCAACGTTCGTTGAAACGGTTCCATTCAAGACGATTGCGATGTTCACTATATTCCAAACGGTTTATCTGTTAATCTGCTTTGGCCTCAC ATGGATCCCAATAGCAGGAGTCATGTTCCCTTTAATGATCATGTTCTTGATTCCTGTAAGACAATACATCCTCCCTAGATTCTTCAAAAGAGCTCATCTTCAGGACTTGGACGCAGCTGAGTATGAAGAAGCTCCAGCTTTACCCTTCAATCTCGCAGCG GAAACGGAGATTGGATCGACAACTTCGTATCCAGGAGACTCAGAGATTCTTGATGAGGTTATTGCACGAAGCAGAGGAGAGTTTAGACACACGAGTAGTCATAAGGTCACGAGTTCGAGTTCAACTCCTGTCAATAATAGGAGTTTGTCTCAAGTGTTTAGTCCACGAGTGGGTGAACTCAGGTTTGGTCAGATGAGTCCTCGAGTAGTTGGTAATAGTCCAAAGCCGGCTTGTGGAAGGAGTCCCTTGGACCAGTCCTCCTCAAAGTGA